A genomic window from Oscillospiraceae bacterium includes:
- a CDS encoding GNAT family N-acetyltransferase, whose protein sequence is MEIKIAQADQIEEIIDIYKYARKFMKENGNGEQWGDRHPPRELIEEDIRRKKLYVCMNDEEIACVFYFNIEDDPTYRVIKGGAWLNDKPYGVVHRIASAKGSKGAATFCLNWAYELAGNVRIDTHEDNKPMRGLLEKLGFIYCGIIYIASGASRIA, encoded by the coding sequence ATGGAGATTAAAATCGCCCAAGCAGACCAGATCGAAGAAATCATAGACATCTATAAATATGCCAGGAAATTCATGAAAGAGAACGGCAACGGCGAACAGTGGGGAGACAGACATCCGCCTCGGGAGCTGATTGAAGAAGATATCCGGAGGAAAAAGCTCTATGTCTGCATGAACGATGAAGAAATCGCCTGTGTTTTTTATTTTAATATAGAAGACGATCCGACTTACCGGGTGATCAAGGGCGGTGCGTGGCTTAATGACAAACCGTACGGCGTTGTGCACAGAATCGCCTCGGCGAAAGGGAGTAAAGGCGCGGCGACATTTTGTTTGAACTGGGCTTACGAACTGGCGGGCAATGTCCGAATCGATACCCACGAAGACAACAAACCCATGCGGGGATTATTAGAAAAATTGGGCTTTATATATTGCGGGATTATTTATATTGCGAGCGGAGCGTCCAGGATTGCCT